TCAGCATTACCAGAAGCGGCATTAGTAAAAGCATGAGAAATACAAACTAGATATTCGGCAGCCTTGCGAACGTCAGTAAGTGAATGTCTCACAAATTTTTTGACTGATTCTTTACAATCATCTTGCAGAGAAAGCTGTGTTAATTCATCCCAAAGTGTTTGAATAGGGGTGTCGTTTTCTGTGCGGTCACTCCAACGTTGAACAGCTTCATCCATTGCCTCACCAATAGCTAAATAATCGTTACGTTCGCCGATTAATTCTGGCTCTAAAGGTATCAACAACTTCCAAGCTTTGGCTCTGTTCTTATGTCCATGAGCGTCAACGATTGATGTAATATTCCAATCAAAAATCGCCTTCCTAGACATAATAATTGATGCCGCAAAACTGCTTTTACCACTACCTTGACCCCCTAGCACCCAAACTGGTTTTGTTGATTCGATGACATCCCATAGCCAGCCGCCCTCATGATTTTTCAATAGTTGAACTAATTCTTGGGCGGTCGTTCCTTGTGGAGCCGATACTTTTTCACTACTGGGATTGATGTTTTCTGCGTCCGCTTTACGCTTATCTCTTCTGTTTTCAGCGATGGATTTGTCAGCTACGGAGTCAGCGACCGCGAACTGTTTTTTAGTATTATCAAACTGTAAATCTTCAAGCTCTGACTGACGCTGATACTGTTGCTGCAATTCCTCAAGAGAGATATAGCGTTCTTGCACTAACAGATTATCAGCGCGTCTGTCGATGTCCTTCTTATGCTTATCTTCAATCCGTGCTGATTCATGTGACTGCAAATCACGCTCAGTCCTAGTAATTAAACCTTGGCGCTTAATAGCTGTCTTAAAATATTCCAGACGTTGAAAACTTGACTCGTTATCAATCTCATCTTTTGCAGCCCAGCAGTAATAACCCATCCAGACAAAAGCGGGTGCGACTAATAACCACAGGCTAGGATTCTCTGATGGAGCCAAATCGTTAGTAATGAAAGCACCGTCAGGGAGAGATACAACATCATTAAACTGTCGTGACTTCCATACTTCTGTAAGCAATCTGTACTTGAAACGACAGTATTTGTTATCAAGCGCCGATTGTGATTTTGCGGTTTTTTTATAGTACTTCCCAAATGTCCGTTTATTCGCGGTAGTAGGACAAAATCGCACTTCAGTAAACTGATAAGGGTGCGGTGTCTGCCCGTAATAATAAGCGCTGAAAAGCCCCAGAAGTAAAGCGGTAACAGCACCAATTTTCAGTAGGGATTGAGCCTTCATGACTTGGATTTGTGGATGCCGTAAACAACACCACCTGCCACTAATGCACCCACCAAAAACACAATAGTTTTGTCTGATTCTGGCAGACGGTTAAAGTCTTCTACAGTTGCTTTGATGTTGTCATAAGTCTTGTGTGAGTTCTGCATTGTGGTGTAAAAATCGCCGATGGCAGTCCACAAAATGAAACATCCGAATATTGTTTGAAAGAGAAATTTTATCGCCTTGTCCATGTCCGTAAAAACCCATCCTTCAGGAGACTTGTTTACGGTGAACTCCAATAAATCACGATTAACTATTTGATTAATTCCCAACACAATAGCGACCGCAGGCAGTAGCCCCGCCGAGCCTGTAGCTATTACTAAATACTTAGCCAAGCAATAGGAAGTAACACCCCAGCCGCAGGATTCAATACCTTTGAGAACAGCGCGACTGCGATTAAGCTTTTCAATTTCCTTGGTTTTGAATCTTCTAATAGCTTCTTGTTCATCCTGCGTAAACGCAGTATCAGGAAAGTCTTCGTAGAAGCGTGATTGTTCAGTGTCCCCGTCTTGCAATTCGGTGTCAAGTTCATCTAACATTGTTGTCATCACTAACTTTGATTTCCCCTACTGAGCGCTTACTTAGTAGGGGATTTAACTATGCTGATTACTCGAAAATCGTAGAAACAGCAGTACGGAACGCTTGGACTAACTTGTTAGTTGTGAATGACTTACGAGGTACTAAATCAAGGTCTGAACCTTCGCCATAAGTCAGTAGGTGTTTAGCTTTCTCCATCTCATAAGTCCTATCAGCGTCTAGCTGTGCCTTCACGGGTCGGGCTAACTGCGATTTAGCAGCCGCCAGATGGTCAACCTTACTCATGTGATAGTCGATGTAAGCCTTGAGCTTAACTAGGTCGATGCTTTCTCTGTAGCGCTGATTCTCTAGTGTGCGGTCGCTGGACAGCTTCAATCCGATTTCTGAGCGCTCATGACCGTACTTTAAATTTGCGATCGTCAAATCAGCAGATGTCTTATCAATGGCAATACCAGACGCACCAGCTTGCTTGTAAATCTCTGCAAGTCCTTTGTTGTACTCCTCAGTACCCTTGATGAACGCTGACAGGTTATCTGTGATGTAGGGCATGATGGTTAAGATGCGCTCACCCTCGTTGCCCATTTCCCCCACTTTGGTCAGCGCTGCATCATCGCCATTGATGCAACCCATGATTAAGCTATCAGCAACGCCTAATTTCTCAGCCCTTGCTTTCAGTTTTCTGCCGTACTTACTGACGATATTCTTGATATGTTTCACGTTTTTGACTCCTGTATGTGCAACATTCCGTCATAAACCATTGAGAGAGGGGAGCCGCGAGTGCAATTATCAACGGTATCCCCACAAGCCCAATCAACAAATGCTTGTAAGTGAGCTTGCCTCCTGCCTTAATCGATGATTCCGGCGAAAGATAACGCGAGGTCTGCAAACTGGCTTTTGTAGTCCAGGGCGGTCGCCTCCATCGCTTGCTTGATTTGGGTCAGTTCACTGCCAGCAACCGAGTCCATCTCTGCGAGTGTCTGCCTGATTTCGTCAGCTTTGCGTCGGATTTTGGATACTTCTTGATTTTTGAATTCTCTTGCAAAGTGGACGAGGGCGTTAAAAATCGCCTCGTTCAACTCTTTTCTGGATGCGAAGGTAGAAGCGATAGACACTGTAATCTGTTTCACATCCGCCGCTTTGAGTTCAATTCCCGCACCTTGTGCAATGTCTGCAACGAGGGCTTGCTTTTCCTGCTCAGTCAGCACAATCTGATTCTCTGACTCTTGCACGGTCAGCGCCCCTGTTTGAAGATCAGTCTCTTGCTGTTCTTCTTCTGCCTCTACTGTCAAGGTTTCTTCAATGGGTTCATCAGTTACAGATAATTGGCTTGTCGATTTGACTTTGAGATAGTCAACGGCTTGGCTCAATTGGTCTTTGGTGGGATTGTCAAGGTCATCGCACTCGACAGCGATCGCTGCCGTTGTGTAATCGTCCTTGGTAAATCCTTGATAACCTTGTTTGTACAAACGAGCGCGGACGTTATTAGTAAATTTGTCAGACATGATGATTGCTCCTTATTTGACTAGTGTTAAAACTTTTGTGTTTGTGGATTTCATCGGTTGCGAACGTTTGTTGATTGCCCATTTAGCAGCGACAAACGCAACAAGCGCTAAATCTTTGCAGTGGTAAATATTTTCAGCGCTGAAAGATAGTTCAGCACGTTCAAACCAGTAATAAGGAGTGCTACGCGGTACGTCGTCAAGATTGATTTTTAGATGCTCTGCAAGAAGCTTTAAGAACTCTCCCCCCTGATATTGAGCATCCATTTCATAGAAATGTCTGAATGCTTGCCAGCGTTCACTAAACCCCTCACCCCGACCTGTAAAGCTGCCGTAGCGCCGTTTAAATCCGGCGAATGTCTCAACTATCTTGTTCGCGTCACTACTCAGTACGCTGAAATTAAAATGCTGTTTCAAAGTAGCCACCACTCGATACCAAGTGATATCAGCAATCTCTTTTCCTAACTCACGCTCGTAAATTTGTTTTAGCTGATGATACTTAGCGATATACTGTTTCGTTGCCACATTAACCCCTAGCTATTACTTAGGTGTGTATAAAATCGATGCGTATTCCGAATGCGTCCAAGGTTTTTGATGTATGCAATTAGCTGAAAAGGGGTATTTGGTACGACCCGCTAGCTGAAACCTATCAATAACTCTGAAAAATAACTCTGAAAAATTTCAAAGTATGTTTTTTCGTCGGCTATAATCACGCAATAACAAGCCTTGCCAGAGTTTCTGATATATTGACAAAATTCCTTTTACCCCCGTAAAAGCGCCCCTTTTCGACTAGTTGACGCGCTTGTAACTTTGCTTTTGAACGTTTTGCGCGGTGGTAGATGTTACCAAGGGTTAGAACAAACTCAGCTGTATTGAGTTGTGATTTATCTCTGCTGTGTGCTGTTTATATAAGCTCGGCACTTCGTAGCAGCGCCTTAGCACTTTGTCACGATTGAGCTTTAAGTCAGCACTTTTAGACTGACGCGGTAAAGGACGGAAATAATATTGTGTGTGGTTGATACTGTCACTGCTTGTTAAATATCTGTACAGGGTTCCATTAATCCAGTAAGTTTTGCTCTGGCTCAATAGCGTGACGCATCCTACAAGCTCTTTATCAATCATCATTTTTATCTCCCGCGACACACGCGCCCGTCAAGCTTGCACCCAAGAAGACTGCTATAGAGGCGATGGCGCTTCCTTCAAAAATTTTGGCGTTGTAGATCCATGTGGGTTGATATTGGTCGCCTCTACTTTCCTCAATGCGGTCAACGCCGTGACAAAAGATAGTACCAACAACCATAAAGCTAGTAGTTAGTAAGCTCAAAATTGCTACTTCTGATGCTGCATCGAGTATGAATGAGTTAATCTTTTTACGCCAATTCTTCACACGGCGAATGTGCATTACTGGCTTTTGTTCTAGATATGAATGCCACTCTTGATCAGTAAAATTCGTGGGCTTGTAATCATAGGATTCGTGTTCATAAAGTAATTCGCCTACTGCTTGGATTGCGTCGCCTAGCATCACATCTGGGGAGTATTCCAATTGGCTGAATTCCTCAGAATCTCGAATTTCTCTGAGCCAGCGATCTATTGCTTCTAACCTTCGTAATTGATTTTGGTGGAGCATAAATCCTTATCCTTCTTTTTGTTTATTTCTGTGGACTTTGAATTGCTTACAAGCCCACTCAAAGCTGTAGTTGAGAGTGTCTGCAACCGCTTCCCATTCCTCAAGATTCATTGCTTGCAGGATGCTTGCGTCTACAGTCTGTGTCCATCTTTTGAAAGCGACAGTTGCCCAAGTTCCATTGATTTCTGAGATTTGCCACCAAACTGAAAAAGGCAACTTTTTAATATCGATATCCATAGTTGGTCTATGTAGTTTTCAAGGTTCAAACACGCACAATTCCCGCGACCGCAGATATAGAGCGGACGCTATGCAGATAACCTGTGTTCGTAGCTAAATAATCGTGTTCGCCTGAGTTATTGACGCATCAATAACCCAGGCACTATGATATTAGTACAGGATGAGTTGTAATGTCAAGATAGCTGACCATAAAAAGCTAGCCGACAATTGCAAGCTTAACTGGCATAGTGTTAAATGGGAGTCTGATAATACCAGACACGTTGCCATGCCAGTTCGTAACACTGTGAGGAGGTTTATTGAAGAAAAGCTCAAAATCACACGCTATCAATTTATGAAAGAGACGGGACTATCAAAAACCACAGTGTACGCGCTGTGCGACAATTCTGAGCAAATACCCAATGGAATGGCACTTAACAAAATCTGTGACTGTTATAAAGTCCAGCCCTGTGAGTTATTGGAATGGAGCGAGGATTAAGCGATTGCGTACAAAAAAAAAGGAGGTAATTTGACCCAAGAAAAACAGCCAAGCGACGGTATAAAGCGCTCCAAGGGCAAATTTGACCCATTAAAAGAAACTAGGCAATGGTCAGCCGCAGTATCGGAGGAACGCTGTAAAAGAATAGCCAGGAACA
The sequence above is a segment of the Nostoc sp. ATCC 53789 genome. Coding sequences within it:
- a CDS encoding helix-turn-helix transcriptional regulator, with the protein product MPVRNTVRRFIEEKLKITRYQFMKETGLSKTTVYALCDNSEQIPNGMALNKICDCYKVQPCELLEWSED